The DNA region GCAGGAAGCGTGCCAGCGTTGACGGGACCACCGCCTGCACCGGAGCCGCCCCATTCAGCGTCACCCCATTGTCCACGTGTTCGCAGTCACCACGCACTGCACCGGAGCACTTCGATTAAGTTCAACGAAATGCATCACCGAGTCTGACAGCTCTAAGCCGACCTCCTTGGGCATCGATTACTATCGGATCGATGTGACGCAACACGCGGCAATCAGAGGTGCTCACAGCTTTATAGTTCTCTGCGATATTGTTGACACGCAAATCACGAATCGCGAGGCTGTGCTGGCCACCGGCGGCGACCATTGAGAATTTCCCTTGCGGCACATTGACTTGACCTTTGAAGTTGGACCCCCACCCGACCAATGTGCCATCCTTCCGGATTGCCAAGCTGTGCTCACGGCCAGCCGCGATCATCGAAAACTCACCTTCCGGCACATCGATTTGCCCATCGCTATTGCGGCCCCACCCGGCCAGCCTGCCATCTCGCCTGATCCCAAGACTGTGGTAGCCACCCGCAGCAACTGCCAAAAAGGCCCCCTTCGGGACAGATGATTGACCAAAGTCATTGTGACCCCATCCAACAAGTGTACCGTCGCTTTTAATTCCCAGGCTATGTTGCTGTCCGGCCGAGATCGCTGCGAACTGTCCGTCGGGAACCGTGGCTTGGCCGTGATGGTTCCGACCCCACCCGACCAGCGTGCCATTCGTACGGATAGCCAAGCAGTGGGTACCACCGGCTGCGATCGCTGTAAACTCACCCTCCGGGCCAGTCATCTCTCCGACCTCATCGCCCCAGCCAACGAGTGTGCCATCGTCACGGAGCCCTAGGCTGATACCCCAGCCTGCCGAAATCGACGTAAACCTCCCAGCTCGTACGGTGCACTGCTCAAAGACATTGTGTCCCCAACCGATGAGCGACCCGTCCGTCCGAATGGCCAGACTGTGATAACCGCCAGCCGCAATGGCGGTGTACTTTCCCTCGGGTACGGTTGCTTGACCAGACTCGCCGTAGCCCCAACCGACGAGCGTCCCGTCGGTCGTGATCGCAAGACCATGATATGCGCCAGCGGCAATAGCAATGAACTTGCCGGTTGGCACTTTGCATTGGCCTTGGGCCTTCATACCCCATGCGGCCAGCGTTCCATCTGAACGGAGTCCAAGGCCATACAACTCACCGGCCGCAATGGCAACAAACTTGCCCGATGGAACATCCGGCATACCGGCAACATCCCAGCCCCAGGCAATGAGAGAACCCTCCGATCGAAGACCAATACTGTGATCAAGTCCCGCTGCAATTGCTTCGAATTTGCCCGCCGGTACGTTGGCTTGGCCGTAGTTGTCGCGCCCCCAACCAACCAGCGTACCGTCTTCACGGATCGCCAAACTATGATGTAATCCCGCTGCCACGGCTCTGAATTTCCCCTTGGGTACATTGGTTTGGCCGCAATTATTGGCACCCCACGCGGTCAGTGTACCGTCGACACTGATTGCCAAATTGTGATCCCGACCCGTCGCGATTCTCCGAAACTGGCCAATGGGAGCGGTGGATTGGTCCGAAATATTTGCACCCCAAACGACAACCGTACCGTCGCTCCGCAGACCAACGGAGTGCCGAGTACCAGCAGAAACAACAGCAAACTGACAAAACGGTTCCGGAATTTGGATCTGCCCACTAAGATTCGAACCCCAGCCAACTAGCCTGCCCTCACTCAAGATTCCCAAACTGAATTCGTGGCCCGCAGAGATAGATTTGAAATCGGCCTCCGGTGCCGTGGCGCATTGCCCAAAGTTGTCATTGCCCCACGTCACAACCTCGCCACCAGTGCTGTAGGTCGGTCCAGTTGCCATTGCGATGACCTTTGTGTGCGAGTCGAAAGATAAGACGTTCTGCCTATAGGGTATTCCGATACAAGTTAGCAATCTGTTGTGAATGCGTGCGCTCTCAGATGAGAGCGTTTGATGACGGACTTTGCCCTCCGACGACGTGGCATAAAGTCCATGCACTATGCACGCGGTCTCTTCAGCAATAATTGGATTATACTGATATTCGGCGCGGAGTCCCTGTTTTCACCGATCGCATTTGCATGTGCCGCCAAGTGCGAGAAGACGAGCCACTGGCGAATTGCCGGCGGATTTGATTGCGTCTGCGTTCGAGACGGCCAAGGATCCCGGATCGGCCTTACCCCGACTCGATCTCCGTCAGTTTTCGTGCGTTAGGTTGCATCGCCCAGCGCGTTGAGGCGGAAACCCTTCACTGCAGTCTTTGCAAAATCTCAGACCAGATTCCGAGGAAACTGCGTTGAAGTCGCGAATCGGCTGAGGTTCGCGGAGGGGATGCTCAGATGCCGCCGCAACTGCCGATCTCTTGGGAAAGAGTCATCCAGTACCGACTGTTGGCGCATCTTCGGATCCTGCTTTAAGAAGTGCAGCACCAACTGCCCCAGGATAAACCTCGCAATCTTACTGCCTTGTTTGGTTATCGAACCGAGTCGGTCCTGGGCGTTCCCGGAGTTGTGGCAACCTGGAGTCAGCCCAAAATAGTTCGCGAGACTTCGCGGGCTGGGAAACCTTTCAATGGGGCCGATACGGCTGGCCATTGTTAGACCGCTGTAGTGGCTCACACCGGGGGCGGTCATCAGAATTTGTGTCGCGCTGAGAGTCTTGCCTAGCTCGACCTGACGCGCTCGCTCGAGGATCGCCATGAACGGGCTGTCCATCTCGGCGAGCTGCTGAGAGAACGCCTGGATCTTTTCGGGACGGGTACTGACTTGCCGACGTAACACCGTCTCCCCGTCCTCATTGCGGACACAAACGGTGATTTGCTTAGCATGTTGGTCGATGGCGACGTACAACATCACTGGGTTCTCCTGGTGGTTTGGCGAGGCAAACGGCTACGCCGTGTTTAGGTTTAGTAAACAAAACCAGGAGAACCTATTTTGTTGAGGCCGTCGCCTCTTTCAAAGACTCAACCGCTGCAGGTTGCGCATGTTCGAGCGGCAGTGCCTAGCATTTCCGAACGCAAAACGTTAATTCGGCGTTAAGGGGTGCGCACAAGTATCGCAGATTCGTTGACCATCAGAATCATCATCGGTTCTTCGCTTTTGCTACCAATGATTTTCATGACGCAATCCAACACTCTCGGCCGTTATCGGTTTCTACCCCCTACGCATCGAGAGTTATATGAGCCCCAAACGCCGAAGTCTGTTTCGTTCTTTGTTTTCGCAGCACAAACAAGATAACGTTCGTCAACGAAGTGTTAAGAATCTGCGGATTGAAAGCCTGGAGTCGCGGCAACTGTTGGCTGCCGACTTTACTTTGGAACTCCTTCATATCGCGGACCAAGAAGCTGCTGTAGCGGCAATCCAAGATGCCCCCAGGCTTTCCGCCGTCCTGAATTCTTTGCGCTCGGAAGACGTTGCTGACAGCACACTGACGCTTTCCTCCGGTGACGCGTTCATCCCGGGTTTGTTTTATGACGCTTCTGAAAGTGTGTTTGGTTCCGGCGGAATCGCCGACATTCAAATTCAAAACGAACTCGGCATTCAAGCGGTTGCCCTTGGCAATCACGAATTCGACTTTGGAACCGCGAATTTGGCAGGTTTGATCGACGGTAGCACGCCCGGAGATTTCTCTGCACTGGCAGGAAGCACACTTGTGGGCCTGGATTTCACGGGAACCGACTTCCCCTACTTGAGCGCGAATCTGGATTTTTCAACGGACGCGAATCTTGCGCCGCTGGAAATCTCCGGCGGGCAAGCCCCACAAGGCGGCGTTGTGACCTCATCGACGGTCATTCAGATGCCTGGCAACGGCGATTCGATGGCCGTTGGCGAAAATGGCTTTTCAGTCACCCCAATCTTTACTGTCACCGAGACGTTTTCTGGCACAACGGGCGCGTTGAATTCGAGTACCGCTGGTGATTACACACCACCTGGTATTCTGGACGGAATTGGAGCGTACGAGTTCGACTCTGACACAGTACGCGTTTTCGCCACCCATGAATTGGTCGATGGTGACGGATACGCGTACTCACTTGCGAATGGAACCTCAATCACTGGGGCTCGAATTTCATACTTTGATATCGACAAAACGACTCGACAAATTGTTGACGCTGGGCTTGCCTATGACACGATTTACAATTCCGATGGTACCGTGTTGGATGATGTATCCGACTTCGTTGAAAGCCGCTCGGGCTTCACAAGATTCTGTTCCGCAGTGCTCGTTCAAGCAAACGGATTCGGCGCCGGACGAGGCCTAGCTGACACAATTTTCTTCGCAGGTGAAGAAACTGGCGGCGACATTTCAAATGTTTCCGGGGGCGAATGGGCCCTTGATGTTTCGACGGGGCAACTGTGGTCGGTCCCTGCGATGGGTCGCGGTGCTTGGGAAAACGTAACGGAAGTGGACACGGGAACAACGACCCACGTCGCTTTCGTCTTGATGGATGACACTTCACCGTTTGATGCCGATGGTGACTCGGTTGACGAAGCCGCGCCCATGTACATGTACGTCGGAGAAAAGAACTCCGGCACAGGCGGTTTCTTGGATCGCAATGGGCTCGAAAACGGCAAGCTGTATGTATGGGTTGCAGACGACGCGGCGATCAAAGATCCGTCAGACTTTAACGGAGCTTTGAACAATGTGCCTCAAGCGGGAACGTGGGTGGAGATCGATAACTCACAAGATCTCGCTATGGTCTCCGAAGATGGTTCCACAGGCTATGACGAATACGGATATCCGACGCAAAAGACACTTTGGACACGGGCTGAAGCACTTGGTGCATTCGGTTTCTCTCGCCCCGAAGATATCGCCACCAACCCAAGTGACGGGTCAGAGTTTGTGTTTGCGTCGACGGGACGGTCGTCAGATTTTGGTGGCGCAGACCGAATCGGGACGCTTTACACGGCCACCGTCGACTTTTCCAGCATCACTACCCCGAAGGCGACTGTTACCATCATTTATGATGGCGACCAAGATCCAACTCAGGCACTACGCAGTCCCGACAACTTGGACTGGGCTGATGACGGATGGGTCTACGTCCAAGAAGACCGCGCCATTGGTGGGATCTTTGGCCCGGGTGCGGTAAATCCTCACGATGCATCGATTCTTGCAGTAAATCCGGCTGACGGTTCCGTGGTTCGCGTTGCAGAGATCAACCAAGACGTCACACGGGGAGCAGTTGACGAAAACGTCGCTTCAACTGGGCAACAAGATATTGGTGATTGGGAAAGTAGCGGTATCGTTGATGTATCAACATTGTTCGGAGAGGCGCCCGGCACATTGTTTTTGTTTGACGTGCAAGCACACGCTTTGGACGATCAGGGAAGGTTTGCAGAGACTGCCGGAACGCCTGCAGCCCGACTGGTTGATAGCGATTTAAAGGAAGGCGGCCAGTTGGCGTTTCTTTCCCGCGGAGCGGACTTGGGAGAGACTGTTGAAACCGTTGGTGTGATTGGTGCGACGACTCCAACACTGGCAAGCATTTCAAGTCCTGGTGATCTGACGGTAAGCCCAGAGCCGTTCGCCGCGAATCCTTCCGATGCAGAGTTGGATGCCCTGGCGGCGGAAATCCAAACAGAAGTCGACGCGCTGTTGGCTGCGAATCCGACGATGAACAAAGTGATTGTTTTGTCGCACATGCAGCGGCTGAACATTGAGCTTGAATTGGCAGAAAGACTATCCAACGTCGACATCATCGTGGCAGGTGGATCGAACACTCGGTTGTTCGACGCAGACGATCGGCCTAGAAGCGGCGATAGCGACCAAGGAGAATACCCACAGTTCGTCACCAACGCGGACGGAACTTCGACGGCAGTGGTCAATACTGACGGAAGCTACAAGTACGTCGGTCGATTGGTGATTGGTTTCGACGCGGCCGGAAACATTGATCCAACAACTTACGATGCAGCAGTCTCGGGTGCCTACGCAACCGACGCACAAGGAGTCACAGATCTTGGCGCTGGTGCTATGGTCGACCCTGAGATTCAGGCGATTGTGGATGCGGTCGAAGCTCAGATTGTTGCAACCGAATCCAACGTGTTTGGCGTATCGGATGTGTTCTTGAACGGCAACCGTTCGGGCGTGGACTCACCTAGCGACCCTGATGGTGTGCGTACTCAAGAAACCAACCTTGGCAATTTGACCGCAGATGCAAACTTGGCAGCAGCTCAAGCAGCCGACGGGACCGTGATGGTTTCGCTGAAGAATGGTGGCGGTATCCGAGCATCGATCGGCCAAGTCGTTGTGCCTCCAGGTGGTACTGATGCCGTTCGCCTTCCAAATGAAGCTGTCATCGATAGTTCAGGCATCGTCGTAAAACCCGAAGGCGGTATCTCGCAAAACGACATTGCGACGACTTTGGCATTCAACAATGGCCTGGTGCTAATGACCTTGACCCAAGCCGAGTTGGTTGGGTTGCTTGAACATGGTGTGAGCGCAATTCCTGGTGTTTCTGGTCGCTTCCCGCAGATCTCGGGACTTCGGTTCTCGTATGATCCCGCGTTGCCAGTCGGAAGTCGTATCGTTAACGCAGCGGTCTATGACGAAGACGGTGTCGTAGCTGTGTCTTTGGTTGAAAACGGTGATTTGGTCGATAC from Novipirellula artificiosorum includes:
- a CDS encoding transposase, yielding MLYVAIDQHAKQITVCVRNEDGETVLRRQVSTRPEKIQAFSQQLAEMDSPFMAILERARQVELGKTLSATQILMTAPGVSHYSGLTMASRIGPIERFPSPRSLANYFGLTPGCHNSGNAQDRLGSITKQGSKIARFILGQLVLHFLKQDPKMRQQSVLDDSFPRDRQLRRHLSIPSANLSRFATSTQFPRNLV